One genomic window of Sphingobacterium oryzagri includes the following:
- a CDS encoding FAD-dependent monooxygenase: MGFDKNNQDYNVLVSGGSIAGLTLTYWLHHYGFNVTLIERNDGLRLGGQNIDVKGPGWEVMQKMDLEKKLKAAHTTEKGIRFVKKDNTIAGEFPANNALSMTQEIEILRGDFVEILFEKVKDKAAFRFNTHITALQNDHTGTEVTFNNNQKEKFDLVLIAEGIGSSTRNLVFGSTVKFKYTGIYSSYFTMKKAATDNHWARWHNAVGAVVFLIRPDNHSTTRACIFFRSPERGYEKLSVGEQKDLLITKIKNVGWEADRIVDAIRESDDLYVERVSQVKMPTFYNERVAVVGDAAYCVTPLAGKGTDLAIAGAYILAGELAKNSNYTEAFQNYQDLVKPYATSVQKLPPGVPRLAYPSSKMGVVVLNGFFSLASSKFAKFLTNLFGGSKSKTKSDFQLPTY; encoded by the coding sequence ATGGGTTTCGATAAAAATAATCAGGATTATAACGTCCTTGTTTCAGGTGGAAGTATCGCAGGGCTAACGCTTACGTACTGGTTGCATCATTATGGTTTCAACGTCACGTTGATCGAACGAAATGATGGATTACGTCTAGGCGGACAAAACATCGATGTGAAGGGTCCCGGCTGGGAAGTTATGCAGAAGATGGATTTAGAAAAAAAATTAAAAGCCGCCCATACGACGGAGAAAGGGATACGTTTCGTCAAAAAAGATAATACAATTGCCGGGGAGTTTCCAGCCAATAACGCGTTAAGTATGACGCAGGAAATTGAAATACTTAGAGGTGATTTCGTTGAAATACTTTTTGAAAAGGTGAAAGATAAAGCAGCATTTCGATTTAATACGCATATAACCGCTTTACAGAATGATCACACAGGAACAGAGGTAACTTTTAATAATAATCAAAAAGAAAAATTTGATCTGGTATTAATAGCAGAGGGAATCGGATCAAGTACCCGAAACTTGGTTTTTGGAAGTACGGTAAAATTTAAATACACCGGTATATACAGTTCGTATTTTACGATGAAAAAAGCGGCGACTGACAATCATTGGGCACGTTGGCACAATGCTGTTGGCGCTGTAGTATTTCTTATTCGTCCGGACAATCACAGCACCACTAGAGCGTGTATTTTCTTCCGCTCGCCCGAAAGAGGGTATGAAAAATTGTCTGTCGGCGAGCAAAAGGATTTGCTCATAACTAAGATTAAAAACGTAGGCTGGGAGGCCGATAGAATTGTCGATGCTATTAGGGAAAGTGATGATTTATATGTTGAGCGTGTTAGTCAGGTGAAAATGCCTACTTTTTACAATGAGAGAGTAGCAGTAGTTGGTGACGCTGCCTACTGTGTAACCCCATTAGCGGGAAAAGGGACAGATTTAGCCATTGCCGGCGCTTATATACTTGCTGGAGAATTGGCAAAAAACAGTAATTACACCGAAGCCTTTCAAAATTATCAAGATTTAGTAAAACCTTACGCTACTAGCGTACAAAAACTGCCTCCGGGTGTTCCTCGTCTTGCTTATCCCTCGTCGAAAATGGGTGTAGTAGTATTGAATGGATTTTTCTCCTTAGCAAGTAGCAAATTTGCTAAATTCTTAACGAACCTGTTTGGAGGCAGCAAATCGAAAACGAAAAGTGACTTTCAGCTGCCTACGTATTAA
- a CDS encoding SOS response-associated peptidase has protein sequence MCGRTLISEAKELAKKAGVALGGGNVEKDTNRPPGSEMPVILDARPGKIHYLKWGLIPSFASEPPKYATTYARMETIHSLSTYRNLVGKRHCVFVVEGFYEFDKRQKPSQPYYFQRKDKNILYLDGLWDTWRDTASGLIIPTCAMIMQPANALMSKVHDRMPCVMTQADALKWLDRSLPVQTRLQLLQPVENDVLEGWQVDKKVNNARNKDSDNADKSGSQLNFF, from the coding sequence ATGTGTGGAAGAACATTGATTAGTGAAGCGAAAGAACTTGCTAAGAAAGCAGGGGTAGCGCTTGGTGGGGGAAATGTAGAAAAGGATACCAATCGTCCGCCCGGATCGGAAATGCCAGTCATTTTGGACGCGCGTCCCGGAAAAATCCATTACCTGAAGTGGGGATTGATTCCGAGCTTTGCCAGCGAGCCGCCAAAGTATGCTACTACTTACGCGCGTATGGAAACAATACATTCGCTATCTACTTACCGAAATTTGGTAGGGAAGCGGCACTGTGTTTTTGTTGTTGAAGGATTTTATGAGTTTGATAAACGGCAGAAACCTAGTCAGCCTTATTACTTTCAACGGAAGGATAAGAATATCCTCTATCTGGATGGCTTGTGGGATACCTGGAGGGATACGGCATCTGGTTTGATCATTCCGACATGTGCTATGATTATGCAACCGGCTAATGCGTTGATGAGTAAGGTGCACGATCGTATGCCTTGTGTAATGACACAGGCAGATGCCCTAAAATGGCTTGATCGTTCGCTACCTGTGCAGACTCGGCTCCAGTTGCTTCAACCTGTTGAAAATGATGTGTTGGAAGGATGGCAAGTGGATAAGAAGGTGAACAATGCTCGAAATAAGGATAGCGACAATGCCGATAAATCAGGCTCGCAATTGAATTTTTTCTAG
- a CDS encoding S24 family peptidase — MIRRERHIPKQIISGFKSPADDYLEARLDINDILVVDAHATFYFKMDSDAMCGYQIPENSVLVVDRSLQVVDGAIVILALHGELLCRCLRKLPDGWEVVSDGERFCVGKESELKLWGVVTSVCYGLIPDALRVGRYKNVCAL, encoded by the coding sequence ATGATCAGAAGGGAAAGACATATTCCAAAGCAGATAATATCCGGGTTTAAATCGCCTGCGGACGACTATCTGGAAGCGCGGTTGGATATTAACGATATACTTGTTGTTGATGCCCATGCAACGTTTTATTTTAAGATGGATAGTGATGCGATGTGTGGTTACCAGATTCCGGAAAATTCGGTTCTTGTCGTTGATCGATCCCTTCAGGTGGTTGATGGAGCCATTGTCATTCTTGCCTTGCATGGCGAACTGTTATGCCGTTGCTTGCGTAAATTGCCGGATGGTTGGGAGGTAGTTAGTGACGGAGAACGGTTCTGCGTTGGTAAAGAAAGTGAGTTGAAACTTTGGGGCGTGGTTACATCGGTATGTTATGGCCTTATACCCGATGCGTTGAGAGTTGGGAGGTACAAAAATGTTTGCGCTTTGTGA
- a CDS encoding universal stress protein produces the protein MNNTLLVLTDFSDNAWSGICYAAFLAKRFQWKLHILHTYTPPTNLTFEKHAGEDVGQRQRDECEDKMRTLAASLTDLNSALAVTTACMLGEVADTVLQLLQENSYAFVLMGTAGAGGLKKRTLGSNTLALIKRSPIGVIAVPEHLEQPKLDKLGLLTNFKDNERTLLQSVTDRMPSKLDLLLMHVTEKDIAAAPEKIEAMIAAIAKQLKLDNITYAEKNAVYRLDYYMPVPGAIDWLIDKEGVDLLIVCYNRKSFFTRFLSRDLPKFISNNLLIPTYFRSESFL, from the coding sequence ATGAACAATACGTTACTTGTACTCACCGATTTTTCAGACAATGCATGGTCGGGCATTTGCTATGCGGCATTTCTAGCGAAGCGTTTTCAATGGAAGCTACATATCCTGCATACCTATACACCTCCAACCAATTTGACTTTTGAAAAACATGCAGGAGAAGATGTGGGACAACGACAGCGAGACGAGTGCGAAGATAAAATGAGAACGTTGGCAGCAAGTTTAACCGATTTAAATTCCGCGCTTGCCGTGACCACGGCCTGTATGTTGGGGGAGGTAGCTGACACGGTATTACAATTACTGCAGGAAAATAGCTATGCATTTGTGCTGATGGGTACTGCTGGTGCCGGTGGACTAAAAAAGCGCACACTGGGCAGCAATACCTTAGCACTGATCAAGCGATCTCCTATCGGCGTGATAGCGGTGCCGGAGCATTTGGAGCAACCGAAACTGGATAAACTAGGACTGCTCACTAATTTTAAAGATAATGAACGCACATTATTGCAATCAGTGACGGATCGCATGCCAAGTAAACTTGATCTGCTATTGATGCACGTAACGGAGAAGGATATAGCTGCCGCCCCGGAGAAAATCGAAGCCATGATAGCAGCTATCGCCAAACAGCTTAAGTTAGACAACATTACTTATGCGGAAAAAAATGCGGTGTATAGATTGGACTACTATATGCCTGTCCCTGGCGCGATTGATTGGCTAATCGATAAAGAAGGTGTAGACCTATTGATCGTCTGCTACAACCGCAAGAGTTTTTTCACTCGCTTTTTATCGCGCGACTTACCGAAATTTATAAGCAACAATCTTTTGATCCCGACCTACTTTCGATCCGAGTCTTTTTTGTAA
- a CDS encoding PAS domain-containing sensor histidine kinase codes for MTNTPTPLNAYFDDNLLIQALQASPEPTAIYSEENMIIHFANQGMLDLWGKDASVVGLPLLEAIPELADQPFLSILQRVWHTGETFAVRAAPVTLMHYGIKKVGYYDYEYKAIVDERRKTLCILNTAREVTSEKAYLEKILEKENSEAALKEEMSVTLEELYAANEDLVSSMMLLAESREHVRMVIEQAPVGMTMLKGPDHIIEIANPAILQIWGRKEVDVIGRPHRLARPELSGQPVYDWLDQVYTTGVRKTNKEFAVDLYHNGALRQAIVNSIYQPIFSAEGDVTGVLVILEEITEQVMARRKNEKDQDMLALAIDAGQLATFYYEPATNLFAGNQLLHKWFGLEPLAQIDLSKAVAVILEEDRQRVTEAISYSLSSESDGYYAIEYRIKTPDDITPRMVQARGQVFYDSAGTALSLNGTLRDITEQKKDEQRKDDFIGMVSHELKTPLTSLKGYLQLMQRGNALSIGGNQQNTLDKSLRQVQNMTNMINGFLNISRLDAGKMVLHKSYFNFRTLLSELQEDVQQTVESHHIVFELSEDIHLHADREKISHVIHNLVGNAVKYSPTGSRIDLNYSVIDSHNITVRVTDRGMGINLEDQSNIFERYYRVNSTKMGSIAGFGIGLYLCREIMELHNGTIVVEHSDANGTTFKLELPVDLQ; via the coding sequence ATGACTAACACACCGACACCTTTAAACGCGTATTTCGACGACAATCTGCTAATTCAAGCTTTACAGGCTTCACCTGAGCCTACAGCGATCTATTCCGAAGAAAACATGATCATTCATTTTGCTAATCAAGGTATGCTTGATCTTTGGGGAAAAGATGCTTCGGTCGTGGGCTTGCCGCTACTGGAGGCTATTCCCGAATTAGCTGACCAACCCTTTCTTTCTATTCTTCAACGGGTGTGGCATACAGGAGAAACTTTTGCGGTGCGTGCTGCGCCTGTGACATTAATGCACTATGGGATCAAGAAGGTAGGTTATTATGATTACGAATATAAGGCAATTGTGGATGAGCGTCGCAAAACGCTTTGTATCTTGAACACAGCTCGGGAGGTAACTTCCGAAAAAGCGTATCTTGAAAAGATTCTGGAAAAAGAGAATAGTGAAGCGGCTTTGAAAGAGGAAATGTCTGTAACCTTAGAAGAGCTTTATGCCGCCAATGAGGACCTGGTATCATCTATGATGCTTCTTGCGGAAAGTCGAGAGCATGTTCGTATGGTTATTGAACAAGCACCCGTAGGGATGACTATGCTGAAAGGACCTGATCATATCATCGAAATAGCTAATCCTGCCATCTTGCAAATTTGGGGACGAAAGGAAGTGGATGTGATCGGGCGACCGCACCGGCTTGCGAGACCTGAATTATCTGGACAACCTGTTTATGATTGGCTCGATCAGGTATACACAACAGGCGTGCGAAAGACCAATAAGGAGTTTGCTGTCGATCTTTACCACAATGGCGCATTAAGGCAGGCCATCGTCAATTCCATATACCAGCCCATATTTTCGGCTGAGGGAGATGTCACTGGTGTGCTGGTGATACTGGAAGAGATTACGGAGCAGGTGATGGCACGGAGAAAAAACGAAAAGGATCAGGATATGCTTGCGCTGGCAATTGACGCAGGACAGCTTGCTACGTTTTACTACGAGCCTGCTACAAACCTTTTTGCAGGAAACCAACTTCTTCACAAATGGTTTGGTTTGGAGCCGTTAGCGCAGATTGATCTGTCAAAAGCAGTAGCTGTGATTCTTGAGGAAGATCGGCAGCGTGTGACGGAAGCAATAAGTTATTCGCTAAGCAGCGAATCGGACGGCTACTATGCTATTGAATATCGTATTAAAACACCGGATGATATAACGCCCAGAATGGTACAGGCTCGCGGGCAAGTGTTTTACGACAGCGCGGGCACAGCTCTGAGCTTGAACGGAACGTTGAGGGATATTACCGAGCAGAAGAAAGATGAGCAGCGAAAGGATGACTTTATCGGTATGGTTAGTCATGAACTTAAAACGCCGCTGACTTCCCTCAAAGGATATCTTCAATTGATGCAACGCGGAAATGCCCTTTCGATAGGGGGGAATCAACAAAATACATTGGATAAGTCTCTTCGCCAGGTACAGAACATGACCAATATGATTAATGGCTTTCTTAACATCTCTCGGCTGGATGCGGGGAAAATGGTGCTTCATAAATCCTATTTTAATTTTCGAACACTGCTTAGCGAGTTGCAGGAAGATGTGCAGCAAACAGTCGAAAGTCACCATATCGTATTTGAACTATCGGAAGATATCCACCTGCATGCAGATCGTGAAAAAATTTCGCACGTCATTCATAATTTGGTCGGTAACGCAGTGAAATATTCGCCCACAGGATCCCGAATTGATCTAAATTATTCGGTTATTGATAGCCATAATATCACTGTTCGCGTGACCGATAGGGGAATGGGCATTAATTTAGAAGACCAGAGCAATATATTTGAACGCTATTACCGCGTAAACAGTACGAAGATGGGATCGATTGCCGGTTTTGGTATTGGTCTGTATTTATGTCGTGAGATAATGGAGTTGCACAACGGCACCATTGTGGTTGAACATAGTGATGCAAATGGAACGACATTTAAGCTTGAATTACCTGTAGATTTGCAGTAG
- a CDS encoding Y-family DNA polymerase produces MFALCDCNNFYASAERLFKPALIDLPIVVLSNNDGCVIARSEEAKLLGIRMGDPAFLVRDLITKYDIQVFSSNYVLYGDLSERVMHNLGRWFPMVVPYSIDECFAWAAGITNIEEHAVQARSAIIRNTGIPVSIGIGPTKTLAKVANKLAKKNKGVFVMDSDESISGALATFPVEDLWGVGRQYYKKIAQLGIETVAQLRDMPELWFKNHMTVQGQRLYNELWGRPMLSIGDPPPKAKGLSVTRSFSCYIEDPDVLCEAVSAYASRLAEKLRHEALCCQFLEVFMFTNVHREDHPQHYPRHVHRMGVASNSTLEIVAVATKVARMLFHKGIKYRKAGVIATVLIPQAEVQCNLFQEPKTKHAGLSAVIDQINAVYGRGAIRVASEGFEKKWRLKHEYLSGGYTTRWQDIVAVK; encoded by the coding sequence ATGTTTGCGCTTTGTGATTGTAATAATTTTTATGCATCCGCGGAAAGACTGTTTAAGCCCGCGTTGATTGACCTGCCGATCGTTGTGCTATCTAATAATGATGGCTGCGTCATTGCACGAAGTGAGGAAGCGAAGTTGTTAGGTATTCGCATGGGCGATCCGGCATTTCTAGTTCGTGATCTCATTACCAAATATGACATACAGGTATTTTCCAGCAATTACGTGTTATACGGCGATCTCTCGGAACGGGTGATGCATAATTTGGGGCGCTGGTTTCCTATGGTTGTGCCTTATAGTATTGATGAATGTTTTGCCTGGGCGGCAGGCATCACCAATATTGAGGAGCATGCGGTACAGGCGCGAAGCGCAATAATACGTAATACAGGGATTCCCGTATCCATCGGTATTGGGCCTACCAAGACCTTGGCGAAGGTGGCAAATAAACTGGCCAAAAAGAATAAGGGCGTATTTGTGATGGATTCGGACGAATCAATTTCCGGGGCGCTCGCGACTTTTCCGGTGGAAGATCTTTGGGGCGTAGGGCGTCAATACTACAAGAAAATTGCACAGTTGGGTATCGAAACGGTGGCGCAGCTGCGTGATATGCCGGAACTTTGGTTCAAGAATCATATGACTGTACAGGGACAACGATTGTATAATGAATTGTGGGGACGTCCGATGTTGAGCATTGGTGATCCACCACCGAAAGCCAAAGGGCTATCGGTTACACGCTCTTTTAGTTGTTACATTGAAGATCCTGATGTGCTTTGCGAAGCGGTGTCGGCGTATGCCAGTCGACTGGCCGAAAAATTACGCCATGAGGCGCTTTGTTGCCAGTTTCTGGAAGTATTTATGTTTACAAATGTACACCGCGAAGATCACCCGCAACATTATCCGCGACATGTGCATCGGATGGGCGTAGCGAGTAACAGTACTCTTGAGATCGTTGCAGTGGCCACCAAAGTGGCACGCATGCTTTTTCACAAGGGAATCAAATATCGAAAGGCTGGTGTTATAGCGACGGTGCTCATTCCCCAAGCAGAGGTGCAGTGTAACCTTTTTCAGGAACCTAAAACGAAACATGCCGGGCTATCGGCAGTCATTGACCAAATAAATGCGGTTTATGGTCGGGGAGCTATTCGTGTGGCTAGTGAAGGATTTGAGAAGAAATGGCGGCTGAAGCATGAGTATTTAAGTGGCGGATATACGACACGTTGGCAAGATATTGTTGCAGTTAAATGA
- a CDS encoding glycoside hydrolase family 76 protein, whose product MKLFFMASSCSILLSLAPVSSLHASDAHSPYTAFGLAGYGTVNAQALANQNLERAIGLIDVTIAAYFDAHTFEMRRFYHLDKKAKSNERASVWMYTAGIEAVNAVLSGLKIAQEKGEKKLYDTHYAHYVQLLDKLYTGADYYLGTFELVSYTQTKSWSVYAVDRVQEKGKANVSGVLNVYDDQMWLIRELLDSYRLTGNRAYLEKAEYLTAYVLDGWDVTRDSQGKENGGIAWGPGYTTKHACSNAPLISSLVWLHELYQGKSDKIAHRFIDAKDHKTRRSAQVEKRQYYLDYARAIYDWQKKLLLTTDGVYADMMGGCVPNCAIRYEEQGGQRYRANTPLTTAVGKAYSYNSGTMLSGAVDLYRVTGEAKYAQDGKALAKNSFRQFARLGNDLPQYYSFESSGFSNWFNGILLRGYQEATLLDAGIGDYVTAFQRNLDYGFEHFHRDGFLPTDLLKGWAAEKEPQGLEGMFMFTYAAQYALLGKHQLEQQE is encoded by the coding sequence ATGAAGTTATTTTTCATGGCCAGCTCTTGCAGTATACTCCTAAGTTTGGCTCCGGTAAGCAGCTTGCACGCAAGCGACGCTCATAGCCCATATACGGCATTTGGCCTGGCTGGCTATGGAACAGTAAATGCGCAAGCCTTGGCCAATCAAAACCTAGAGCGTGCCATCGGATTGATCGATGTAACTATAGCGGCATACTTTGATGCACATACTTTCGAAATGCGCCGTTTCTATCATTTGGACAAAAAAGCTAAATCGAATGAGCGCGCTTCCGTATGGATGTATACCGCCGGCATAGAGGCCGTCAATGCAGTGCTTTCCGGATTAAAAATAGCCCAGGAAAAGGGCGAAAAAAAGCTATACGATACACACTATGCACACTATGTGCAGTTGCTGGATAAGCTCTATACGGGGGCCGATTACTACCTAGGTACTTTCGAGCTCGTTTCCTACACCCAAACAAAAAGCTGGTCGGTATATGCCGTAGATCGTGTGCAGGAGAAAGGAAAGGCCAATGTGAGCGGCGTGCTTAATGTGTACGACGACCAGATGTGGCTGATCCGCGAGCTGCTAGACTCGTATAGACTGACTGGAAACCGTGCCTACTTGGAGAAAGCGGAATACCTGACGGCCTATGTGCTGGATGGATGGGATGTGACGCGCGACAGCCAAGGAAAGGAAAACGGCGGCATTGCTTGGGGGCCTGGCTACACCACCAAACACGCCTGTAGCAATGCCCCGCTGATCAGTTCACTAGTTTGGTTGCATGAGCTCTACCAAGGGAAATCTGATAAAATAGCCCATCGCTTTATTGATGCGAAGGATCACAAAACGCGCCGTAGTGCGCAGGTGGAAAAACGACAGTACTACCTGGACTACGCCCGCGCTATTTACGACTGGCAGAAAAAACTGCTACTAACTACCGATGGGGTATATGCCGACATGATGGGCGGCTGCGTGCCGAATTGTGCTATCCGCTATGAAGAGCAGGGTGGACAGCGCTACCGCGCAAACACCCCCTTGACCACCGCCGTGGGCAAAGCCTACAGCTACAACAGCGGCACTATGCTCTCTGGCGCGGTGGATCTATATCGCGTAACGGGCGAGGCAAAATATGCGCAAGACGGGAAGGCGCTGGCGAAAAATAGCTTTCGGCAGTTTGCTCGCCTCGGAAATGACCTGCCGCAGTATTACAGCTTTGAAAGCAGCGGGTTCAGCAACTGGTTTAACGGCATCCTGCTGCGCGGCTACCAAGAAGCGACGCTACTGGATGCCGGGATTGGCGACTATGTGACGGCCTTCCAACGCAACCTAGACTATGGTTTTGAGCATTTTCACCGTGATGGCTTCTTGCCGACCGATTTGTTGAAAGGCTGGGCTGCCGAAAAAGAACCGCAGGGATTGGAAGGCATGTTTATGTTTACCTACGCCGCACAATATGCCCTGCTGGGCAAACACCAGCTAGAGCAACAGGAGTAA
- a CDS encoding Kelch repeat-containing protein: MRANRTLYFLFSLFILGSLLLVPTDLFGQGIRFTGSSQPIEKRTSANFFSEAAFTFTDRFALDFDLQVPNNSSMGYIVRIKEENQRSIINLHYEKEGGQAVFRLNEEGKANLITLRIPLQQLIEQHWFPVRIAYDLRKGHVELQIARKAPQLARVPLSSPYAANVTFGRSDYMIDVPSFSLRNFRIGNNERETVFPLRESKGDKLHNAAGEVMGKVANGTWLLNDAYHWHKHTQMRSSSTSGATYDAKTKSIYYFNRDSLAIYEVQTGLERHIRFAEACPVEIKLGTCFIVPEEHRLYVYETHYTTPYAGPTVASLDLEDFSWRIESSQYLQRELNHHAAAYLANSRQLLLFAGYGNMVYSNDMLLYNLEDKTWSKVPMRGDSIFPRYFTSSGRSPIDQKLYIFGGMGNESGQHIVGRKYFYDLYSFDPRTRKTSKLWDVERKDSHFVPARGLVIPDSNWIYMLGYPEHLTHSFIKLRRFALKDGRHETLGDSIPIYSDRISTHANLYFDPNLHKLVVLVQESDDDVRSTLTVYSLDFPAISAAELDAFPGAVSRGIPKLGFYLAGIALLCLGASFFYIRYRRPLPADPAEALPEAPSSPALPAAAPQPATNCIFLFGDFTVLDRRGLDISHLFSTRLQQVFCLLLFHSTHTGISSNLLTHLLWPDKPKDKAKTSRGVAINNLRKVLCELDGVEIIYDEGHYRMVFQSSCSCDYWRLQQLLADGTSILHPKILTILQRGEFLLGMDDPIFDKWKHDTESRLIDRFQQQLAQSRAEKDWSTLFRAAEALVMIDAINELAFEQGLYALHKEKQEARARLFYKRFSENYRRLMGEEYRGNFEELWSRLVQF, translated from the coding sequence ATGCGCGCCAATCGAACATTATATTTCCTATTTTCACTTTTTATTTTAGGCAGCTTGCTGCTGGTGCCGACTGATCTTTTTGGTCAGGGTATCCGTTTTACGGGTAGTAGCCAGCCTATCGAGAAACGTACCTCGGCGAATTTTTTTTCCGAGGCGGCTTTTACTTTTACCGATCGCTTTGCACTCGATTTTGACCTGCAGGTGCCCAACAATAGCAGCATGGGTTATATCGTTCGCATTAAGGAGGAGAATCAGCGTTCCATCATCAACCTGCACTATGAAAAAGAGGGTGGACAAGCGGTGTTTCGCCTCAACGAGGAGGGCAAAGCCAATTTAATAACCCTACGCATTCCGCTGCAGCAGCTTATTGAACAGCATTGGTTTCCGGTGCGCATAGCCTACGATCTCCGCAAGGGACACGTCGAGCTGCAGATTGCGCGCAAGGCGCCGCAGCTGGCCCGGGTACCGCTGTCTTCGCCCTATGCCGCCAATGTGACCTTCGGCCGCAGCGACTACATGATTGATGTACCTTCGTTCTCGCTGCGCAATTTCCGCATTGGCAACAACGAGCGTGAAACGGTATTTCCGCTACGCGAAAGCAAGGGCGACAAGCTACATAATGCAGCCGGAGAGGTGATGGGCAAGGTGGCCAACGGCACTTGGTTGCTCAACGATGCTTACCATTGGCATAAGCATACGCAGATGCGTTCTTCCAGTACCTCTGGTGCTACCTACGATGCCAAGACCAAGTCGATCTATTATTTTAACCGAGATTCACTGGCGATCTATGAGGTCCAAACGGGACTAGAACGACATATCCGCTTTGCCGAGGCTTGCCCCGTGGAGATTAAGCTCGGCACTTGCTTTATCGTTCCGGAGGAGCATAGGCTGTATGTCTACGAAACGCATTATACAACGCCTTATGCGGGTCCTACGGTGGCCAGCTTGGATTTGGAGGACTTCAGTTGGCGCATCGAGAGTAGTCAGTACTTGCAGCGCGAACTGAATCACCATGCGGCGGCTTACCTCGCAAATAGTCGCCAGTTGTTGTTGTTTGCGGGCTATGGCAACATGGTCTACAGCAATGATATGCTCTTGTATAATCTGGAGGATAAAACATGGTCGAAAGTGCCTATGCGTGGCGATTCTATTTTTCCGCGTTATTTTACATCTTCAGGCCGCTCACCCATCGACCAGAAGCTTTATATCTTTGGCGGCATGGGCAACGAGTCGGGGCAGCATATCGTCGGCCGTAAGTATTTCTACGATTTGTATAGCTTTGATCCCCGCACCCGAAAAACCAGTAAACTGTGGGATGTCGAACGCAAGGACAGTCATTTTGTGCCGGCACGCGGACTGGTTATCCCCGATTCCAACTGGATCTATATGCTGGGCTACCCGGAGCATCTCACGCATTCGTTTATCAAGCTGCGCCGCTTTGCCCTCAAAGATGGCCGGCATGAAACGCTGGGCGACTCTATTCCGATCTATTCGGACCGTATCAGCACGCATGCCAACCTGTATTTTGATCCCAATCTGCATAAGCTGGTGGTCTTGGTGCAGGAGTCGGATGATGATGTGCGCTCTACGCTGACGGTTTATAGCCTGGATTTTCCGGCTATCAGCGCAGCGGAGCTGGATGCTTTTCCGGGGGCGGTCAGCCGCGGGATTCCGAAATTGGGTTTCTACCTCGCGGGGATTGCGCTGCTGTGCCTCGGGGCCTCTTTCTTCTACATCCGTTATCGGCGTCCGCTGCCGGCAGATCCTGCCGAAGCGCTGCCAGAAGCGCCATCGTCCCCCGCATTGCCTGCCGCGGCCCCGCAACCGGCAACGAACTGCATCTTTCTTTTTGGCGACTTCACCGTGCTCGATCGCCGTGGCTTAGATATCTCGCACCTTTTCAGCACACGCCTGCAGCAGGTGTTCTGCCTCCTGCTGTTTCATAGCACTCATACGGGTATCAGCTCTAACTTGCTCACACACCTCCTCTGGCCCGACAAGCCAAAGGACAAGGCGAAGACGTCGCGAGGCGTGGCCATCAACAACCTGCGCAAGGTGCTCTGCGAGCTGGATGGCGTCGAGATTATTTACGATGAGGGCCACTATCGTATGGTGTTCCAGTCGAGCTGCTCCTGCGATTACTGGCGTCTGCAACAGCTGCTGGCCGATGGAACATCTATCCTCCATCCGAAAATTTTAACGATACTACAACGCGGCGAATTCCTCCTAGGCATGGACGACCCCATCTTCGACAAGTGGAAACATGATACCGAAAGTAGGCTTATCGATCGCTTTCAGCAACAGCTCGCTCAAAGCCGGGCGGAGAAGGACTGGTCTACGCTCTTTCGCGCCGCCGAAGCGCTCGTCATGATAGATGCCATCAACGAGCTGGCCTTCGAGCAGGGGCTCTACGCTCTGCACAAGGAAAAGCAGGAAGCCCGCGCCCGCCTCTTCTACAAACGCTTCTCCGAAAATTACCGTCGCCTTATGGGGGAGGAATATCGAGGGAATTTTGAAGAGCTTTGGAGTCGTTTGGTACAATTTTGA